The DNA sequence CTTATTTAATAAGGGTATGGTGGTTATTGTTCAGGATGAAGTGCAAGAAATATTACATACAAGGCCCTAAGAAAGGTACTATTGACAAGTTTTGTGACCTACCTGGTGCTCCTGATAATATTCATTATGATGGACAAGGAAACTATTGGATTGGAATAGCCACGGTAAAATAGTACCAACCCTAAGCTTCATTATTATTACTCATTCTATTCTatgttatataattaaaaaataataactttactaatagatgatatataattaaaaaataaatatttaaattcgtctttaaaaatttttaaatccaacgttttaattttgtataaatttttattactttaaaattattttcagaaaaattaattaaagaagggttaatttatgttataataagattttttgagattttattattttataataatttttttaattatttatttatctagtatgcatattaaaaattttattgaaagcCACAGAAAAATCAATCTAtataattaaaagtaatttttggAAACTTCAAAGTAAGAAAATTTGTTGAGGACTAAAATCTCAAATGTAAAATTTGTTGGGATTAATTTAGATATATATTTACTCATAATTAAATGTttggataaaataaattaaataactaaattatCTATAGAGAGTACTGAAATTccatacaaattaaattattaattaattaatacctaAATGTTGGTTAAATGTGAATGAATTACAGGAATTTACAGCTGGAATGGAATTAGCATACAAATACCCTTTCATTCGGAAGGCTGTAATGATGTTTTCAAAGTATATAATGAATCCAAGTTTTGCCAAGAATGGAGGAGTTATAGCTGTTGACTTGGAAGGAAACCCAATTGCTCACTATTATGATCCCAAATTATCATTAACAAGTGGAATTAAAATTGGTAATCACATTTATTGTGGCTCCATTTCCTACCCTTTTATAATAAGTCTTGATGTCAACCAATATCCTGCCACTCACTCAACTTGAACAATAAAATACATCTACCTCATAAGATTATATGATGTATGTTATATGTTTTTTAATTAATCTATTTTCTgactatatattaattaaaaagttgattaaaatcacttttaaatgtgttgttatatgaaaaaaaagttataaatattagtaatatactaatatgtgaatatgttcaTGATGTATTATATTATTTCTTTGATTTGGAGccaatttagataaataatttaattaaatttaaaaaaaaattaaaacataagaatttatattaaaataacttataaataagttattttatatttaaaaagttaccataaaagtatttattttaaagtcGTTTAATAAATAAGAATGATAaagtaaattttgaaaaagaaaaaagttaaattttttattttttatttttttaaaagtttttaaataattttttaaaaaattaaaaatatatttaaaaaattatacaaaatatcattaatataattttttataagtcgaaaacttcaaaaaaaaatttttgaagctTCCAAACAGATCCTTAGTGCTTATTGAAGAAGAGGTTCGTTAAAAAGGTGAAATAATTGCTAACGTGGTCATTTTAGAGTTGAAGATAgcaacaaattaattaaaagcaTATGACATCATATATAGTGATTTATCTGAGAATTAAAGGTGGACCCAatgatttttttgtcttttttatcatccgaaatttttaaaaagttttacaagagtttttatttgttaaataaaaTATCTCAATGGTATCAAAAGTGAACGCACTTATAAGCactattagaaatttagaatgaataaatacattaaaaattggTAGTGCAGCTTATTGCTACTCTGCCTGAAGTCCAAATTGACCATTGACCatgacaagaaaaaaaaaaggaatacttattatttaaattaatttaaattggtcGAATAATTGGTTTATTTGTTCGTTTAAATAAGTATTGAGTTTCGAATCTCACCTTATATATATGCAACAACTCATTAACTAACAACAAACGtttaaatagatataagataattAGTTCTTAACTTCTCGAATTGCAGATATAGATTAGTATTAATACACTAATTTTATAATTGACATGTCTTATAAATGTAATGTTGCCTAACCTCTAGGATGGGAAGTGCAATTCATGAAAACCACAAAGAAAGCAAAAGAAGACATAAGACTAAACAAATTTGAAGTCAAAACAAATAAAGAAGAACCGACCTAGAAAGTTATTTAAATCAATGAACTTTTAAGTCttcaactatatatatacacacatagaGGCTCTCTTCTTCAGAATTTAGAGccaaaaacaaaaacacaaaatcaacaaaggtTAAAGATACATGTTTCTCAATAAAATGAAGCTTCTTCTTTTCTCCTTTACCATAAACTTGCTCTGTTTTTTTCAATCTAACATAGCTTCTTTTTCTCTAGCAATAGAAAACAACAACGATAATAATGATGAGCTTAATGCACTGCTCAAGTTCAAGGAAGCTATATCCAATGACCCTCATAAAATCTTAACCTCTTGGAATAGCTCCAACCACTTTTGCAATTGGCATGGAATCACATGTAGCAAAAGAGAGCAAAGAGTTTTGGAGTTGAACTTAGAAGGATATCAATTGCAAGGGTTCATGTCACCCCATATTGGCAATCTCTCTTCTTTACAAACTCTCAACCTTCAAAACAATAATTTCTACGGCGGGATTCCGCCGGAACTTGGTCATCTGTCTAGGCTGCGACTACTCTTTCTCGCCAATAACTCGCTGGCCGGAGAAATTCCAACCAACTtaacaagttgtttggaacttaGGTATTGTTAAAGATATTATAGTGTTAGATATTTTTAGATTAATTATTAGTTGGCTATATTTTTCACCCTACATAAGCATACGCTTCACTTTTATtgattagtaattttttttaatagaaaatactTTCTGTACAACACAAAAAATATCTAGCAAGTATTCAAAAGTATGTGTATTTTGTTTTGAAATTGTTGTGTACTTGTGTTAAGAGTATTTGTGTATTTATAATATTTGTGTTACTTTTTTTCTAatcatcataatatatatatatgttttttcagGCGTATATATTTACAAGGGAACAATCTTAGTGGAAAAATACCAATGGAGATTGGTTCTCTTAAAGAACTTCAATGGTTATGGTTGGCCAAGAATCATTTATCAGGGAAGATACCATATTCCATATGGAATCTTTCATCCCTTCTTGTTCTTTCTCTTTCATATAACAACTTGGAGGGAAAGATACCACAAAACATTGGCAACTTGAAACATTTGCAAATTCTTGGTATGGTTTCCAACAAATTATGTGGTATGCTTCCTTATTCTCTTTACAATGTGTCATCTCTTACTTACATATCGGCCACGAACAACCACTTTAACGGCTCTCTTCCGGCCGACATGTTCTTCTCCCTCCCTAGGCTCCAACTTTTTGAAATTGGAAGCAACCAAATGTCAGGTTCAATCCCTGTTTCAATCACCAATGCAACCTCTCTTAGAAGATTTGATGTCACTAATAATAGTTTTTTAGGGAAAGTTCCAAGTCTAGCAAAGTTGCATGATCTTTGGTGGTTGAATTTTGGTTCCAACTATCTAGGAAGTTATTCACTTAAGGACTCTGAGTTCTTAGAATCTTTGCAAAATTGTAGTAAGTTGGAAATATTGGACATATCCGCCAACAATTTCGCTGGCCGTTTGCCAGAAAATATAGCCAACTTTTCCGACCGGCTCAGAGAAATATACCTTAGTGATAACCTATTGTTTGGAGAAATTCCTACCACTTTAGGAGATCACATTAATTTAGATGTCCTTACCATGGAACTCAACTTTTTTATAGGATCAATTCCAACAACATTTGTAAAGTTTCAAACAAtgaaaagattggatttgagttatAACAAAATCTCAGGACAAATTCCACCCTTTATAGGGAACCTTAGCCAATTGCTTGAGCTAAGAATCTCAAACAATATGCTAAGAGGAAACATTCCTCCAAGTATAGGAAATTGCAAAAGTTTAGAAATTCTAGACCTTGCAACTAACAATCTTAGTGGAGTCATACCCCCAGAAGTTATAGGTCTTTCTTCTTTGACAGTCCTACTAAACTTGTACGAAAACTCGTTGACCGGATACCTTCCTGGACAAGTAAGCCTGTTGAAATTTATTCGTCAGTTGGACGTCTCGAAAAATTATCTGTCTGGCGAAATTCCTGAGAATATTGGAGAGTTGGTAAACCTCGAGTACCTTAACTTACAAGGTAATTCATTCAATGGAACCATACCTTCATCTTTGGCTATGGTGAAGAGTCTCCAACATTTAGACCTATCAAGAAACAACTTGTCTGGATCGATTCCAACCGCGCTACAAGATCTATCTCTTCTAGAATACCTAAATGTTTCTTTCAACATGTTGGATGGTGAAGTTCCAAGAAAAGGTGTGTTTGGAAATTCAACTGCTATAACACTATTTGGTAATGTTAAGCTTTGTGGAGGAATCTCTGAGCTGAAGTTACCACCATGCCATGGTTCAAAACAACCAAGACATCATAGTTTCAAGGACATAGCAGTGATGATAGTTTCTATGGTTGCTTTTCCTGTTCTGTTGTGTTCTATGTTTGTTGCTTATATGATGAGGATAAGAAAGAATGAACCAATTTCAGATTCATCAGCATTAAATGACTTATTTGAAAAGGTGTCGTATCAAAGACTTCACCAAGCAACTAATGGTTTCTCAGCTAGCAACTTGATAGGGTCTGGAAATTTCGGCTTTGTTTATAAAGGCAATCTCGCCTCGACTAATAAAGTTGTAGCTATAAAGGTCTTAAACCTTCAAAAGAAAGGAGCTCGAGCGAGTTTCATGGCCGAATGCAATGCACTGAAACACATTAGCCATCGAAATTTGGTTAAGATTCTAACCTGTTGCTCGAGTACAGATCACAACGGCCGAGAATTCAAAGCTCTGGTGTTCAAATACATGGAAAATGGAAGCTTGGATAAATGGTTGCATCCAGATATTGAAAGATTTGAAGTGCCAAAAACCTTGATGAGTCTAAACCAAAGAATAAGGATTCTAATTGATGTTGCTTCAGCAATAAGTTATCTTCACTACGAATGCGCGCAGCCTATTGTTCATTGCGATTTAAAGCCGAGCAATATTCTTCTAGATGATAACATGGTTGCTCATGTTGGTGACTTTGGATCTGCAAGATTTCTGTCAAAAATCAATGACAAATCTTATAAGCAAAATATCATATCCAGAATAAATGGTACTATTGGTTATACTCCTCCAGGTATAATGTCATCTTCAAAAGAGTGATTTAAATTTAACAACTTTGTTTCTTAAGATGTATTAACCAATTCACAACATATTGCAGAGTATGGAATGAGTTCAGAGGTGTCGAAACAAGGCGACACGTATAGCTTTGGGATTCTTGTTTTGGAAATGTTAACAGGAAGAAGACCTACTGAGGAAACTTTTCAACTTGGTCACAATCTCCATAGCTATGTAAGGATGGCATTTCCAGATAAACTCTTGCAGATTGTAGATCCAATTCTTCTGTCCATAGAAATAGAAGGAACAACAGCAAAGAAATGTTTGTATTCACTCTTTAGAATTGGACTTGCTTGTTCTGTGGAGTCACCAAAAGAAAGAATGAGCATCGAGTGTGTTAGCAGAGAACTAAACCTTATAAAGAATTCCTTATAAAAGGtacaaattaatttcttttattcaaaataaGCATATGATAGTCAATAACAGTGATTAACACTATGAATTGAATTTTGTGCAGAACACCTTTCATGTGAATCAATtacaattaattataactaactgGGTGGGTTAAGAAATGCTTCCTAATGCCTTGGCTTTCTCTCTAAGAACATACTTTTGTATCTTCCCTGTTGAAGTTTTTGGTATATCTTGAAAAATCACTGTTTTAGGTGCCATGTAATGTGGCAAATGATCCCTACAGAAGTTGATTATTTCTTGAGAATCCATATCATCATACCCTTCTTTCAACTCCACGAATGCGCACGGAGTTTGTCCCCAATGATTATCCGGCCGGGCAACAACTGCTGCTTCAAGCACGGCTGGATGGTTATACAAAACAGTTTCCACCTCGACCGAGCTTATATTCTCCCCGCCGGAGATTATAATGTCCTTCAACCTGTCCTTGATTTCTATGTATCCAtcttggtgtttcacaccaagaTCACCACTATGGAACCAACCATCTTTGAAAACTTCTTTTGTAGCTTTCAAATCTCTAAGGTATCCACTCATCACTGTGTTCCCTCTAAACATAACTTCCCCCATTGTTTTCCCATCATTTGGAACACTCTCCATTGTTTCCGGATCCTTGATATCAATTTCATCCAAGCCAACATGTGGAATTCCTTGCCTTGCTTTCAATCTTGATCTTTCTTGCGGCGCAAGTAAGTCCCATTCAGGCTTCCAGACACAAAAAGTGCCTGGGCCATATGTTTCTGTGAGGCCATAGAGGTGAGAAACTGTGAATCCGAGCTCTTCCATCTTGGCGATGATCTGAGGCGGCGGAGGAGAGCCACCTGTCATAGCCAATACCTTGTGATCGATCGGCTTCCTATCGAATGAAGCAGAGTTCACAATCATGTTAAGAACTGTAGGAGCTCCCCCCAAGTGTGTAACCTTGTAATTTGTCACATTATCAAAAATGTCCTTTGGCTTTACCTTCCTAAGACAAATATTGGTTCCAAATTGTGCCGCCACGCCCCAAGGAAGGCACCATCCATTGCAATGGAACATAGGAACTGTCCATAGATACACCGGGAAGAGATCCATTCGAAAGAGTAGAACTGTCGCGAGCGAGTTCAAATACGCGCCTCTATGGCTAAAAATTACTCCTTTAGGCCTTGATGTGGTGCCAGAGGTGTAATTAATACTTATAGGATCCATTTCACTCTTTGGCCTAACTATTTCAAACCCTTTTTCACCATTTGCTAGTAGCATCTCATACTCATAACTGATTGAAGAAGTGTCAATTGttgaatcagaatcagaatcagcaaTTAGGACTAGAATTGGCAATTTTGAAGATGTTCTTTTGCATAGCAGGTCCAATGCGCTGCGCGCGACTTCAAGCAGTTGGTAGTCTACAAAGAGGATCTTAGCTTGTGAATGCTCCAGCAAGACTGAAACCATGGATGCGTCGAGGCGCGAATTCAAGGTGCAGATAATGGCTCCAGCCATTGGGACTGCAAAATGCAGCTCATACATTGCTGGAACATTAGGTGATAATGTTGCAACCTGTTTCAAAACAACATTGAATATACAATagcatcaatgattgaatccattcaCCTTAAAGAGTTTAAGGATGCTTCCTAATATTTTTCTTAGTACAAGATTCAACAGCAATAACAGCcactaggcatatcataataaataatatcTGCATTAAACCAGTTTTATATAAATCTCCTAACATCTAAATCCAAAAATATCAAGATGATTATAGAAGTCTCAGGCCTCTAAATGCTATTTATTAAACTTTGACTTAATAGTTAATCAATTACCAAAACCTAAAATATTAAACTGTGGATGAAACAGATACAACTTTTCAGGACTTTCACAACAAAATCAGAAGCAGAAACAGCTTCTAACTCTAATATACTGAGAAGTTATCAAAGTAAACAAAGTGACAAAAGTAATAAACAAAACTCACAACATCACCACGGGAAATCCCCAACTGAGAGAGAGAAGAAGCAAGTTTCAAACACCTTTGATGTGTCTCACCCCATTTATACTCCAAAGAACCATAAACAAGTGATGTTCTCTCTCTGCAAAACCTTGCTGCTCTCTCCAAGAACCTTAATGGAGTCAGAGGAACAAGATTTGCAGAACAGTGGAATAGACCCTCCATTAATTCCCATGATCCTTGATCCTTATGATCTTTGGAAAAGTTGcaaaatttaagtgatttatgCGATGAAATGAAAAGGGTCGCTCTTGAATTCCTAAGAGAACTTGTCCAATGCATGTTCTTGAAAAGTTGGTTCATGGTTGTGGATAACTAGTATAGTTGACACTTGACACTCTTTAACAGTGTTTTAACGTGTCATGTGACAATGAAAACATAGTGAAAGTGATGAGTTTATCGGTTTCTGAGTAGAATCATCAAAGTAAGACCTAGCTAGTAACTCATCACAATTATGATCACTTTTTTTTCCAATGATTTGTTTGGTAGTGAGATAAGGAAATCAATGAAGCCACGTGTTGCATGTTATGTATAGATAATATAGATAAGAGAGAGGGCCAAATCAAAAGGATTATgctaattcttaaaaaaattgagagCTAAAgcgtgattttaaattttttattgtttttttatatttattttttattctacttataaaattaatggtataaaatcacactttattttttaattattaaaaaaattgagaaaatttatTTCCTATTAAAtaaccaataatttttttaaataatataaacaatgaattttaattttaattattattagatattaattattcatatcactaattaaatttaaaattaatttatttttttaatctcattatttatattattgaatATTGTTGTTATCTATCCATACTTATCCAAATCTCGAAATTTCAATTCAAACAATGTGCATATAGCCAATAAGAATAAGATTTGAGTTTAGACTAAATCTCTAATATTCACTACTTTTATCATTTCagtatttcaaatttaaaatttactataCTAATTTTTGAGATTCAGTTTTAGACACTATATTCATCTCTAAATTCTTTCTAATTTGAGTCAATAATCGGAGTGTTGAATTAGTTTAATAACTCTTACTTATTATGTTAGACACATagctaaatattattttttattttaaattttaaataagacaaaaataagattgttttaaaaaatgaataaaaatataatgatttATACATCatatatactcttttttttttttggtcatgttTAAGTAGCAAAACGAAACGACATTTTATTATGTGTCCAAATTCAACATTTAGTTTACTTAATTTAGTACTAAAAAGAgtttaaagactaatttgatgtccaaaattaaatctcaaaaattaatataaataattttaattttaaaagactaaaataataaaaaattataaatttaaaataccaCTTTAAAAATTTAGTGTTTTGAGTTTATGAATTTAGcatattatctaaaaataaaaccTTACAGTATCAGCCATATCTAATACCTTGGCCACTTAAATCCACTTACATATATTAAGCTAATTCAtcacctaaatacaaaacattaatAACATGAGGATTAAAAAATACCCACTAGCACATAGTTTGTCGCACATAAAATAATGGAAAGAATAGGTAATGCAATCTGAACatgaaagataagatataataatGGCCACGAACTtactcaaattaattattttaaataattcatCAAGATTgattttcttgcttttaattaaaaatttacaaCTTTtctatttagaaaaaaaaaatggactAGCCGTTTAACTCACGATTTTTTCTTAAATGGGTTAGACTTTTATTTTAGAgcatgtatatatttaatatataatttgggGTGAATTAACCGTTTGACACGTTTAGTGAAAGatctttctaaaataaaaatagttataaataataattttatgtgAAAATGATAATTAGGATGTGAATGTATATTGTGTTAAGAAATttattcaaatatattaaattatctaaccgtttttaattataatattttttataaaaaaatatcttcacATATTAAAACCAAAATATTAATGCTCAATTTAATCCTTAATTAGTTTCGTTTGGTTTCTGTCCTGTgacaaaatacaaatataaaaataaaaatgtaaagataaaaatatattagaaaGAGTAAAATactggaaaaacaaaaaattatggcTGAAAGATAGAAATGTGTAGATGTTTTATATTCCAAAACGGTAGACAACTAGACATAACAATAGACAGAAATACagaaatttttattcctcagaaaTAATATTAAAAGAAGGTAGATCGTCATTCATGTGAATGATAAAAAGatgggatttttttaatttttttctgtctGTATATCTTTATATTTATCAAACATAAGCTTAAGTATCACCTTATGctataagaataataattattttagacATTAAGAATTTATATGATATATAGTAGTAagagtttaattttcatatactgacagtataaaatattttacacaatcgTACAATcacaattcttgaattattattCACGcagtcaatataaaaaataattatttttatgtacgtgtaaaataatttttcacTCACaacgcatcaaaattaaattcataatactaaataaataataaattaaaaagacatAAATTAAAGGAGAAGACTTACTACATCACCAGGTGAGATCCCTAGCTGAGTGAGAGAAGAAGCAAGTTTCAAACACCTTTGATATGTGTCACTCCATTTATACTCCAAAGAACCATAAACAAGTGATGTTCTTTCTCCACAAAACCTTGCTGCTCTCTCCAAAAAACTTATTGGAGTCAAAGGAGAAGAATTTGCATCACAAAAAACAACACCCTCCATCGATGATccttgatcatcatcatcatttggaTAATGGGAATTATTGTTAAGGGAACTATGAGCTGaaaatattatttgtgtttttctaCTATTGGAATAATAATAGTGCCTTAGAATAACATTATTACACAACTTCATCATGATGAACCTTTTATGGTTCATATGTTGGTGAAGAAAACAAGAAGATCTTGGAAAAGTATTGCTTACCCCATTGGAAAAATTGAAGGCACAAATcaagccaccaccaccaccattcatAGATCTTAATGTTGCAAAATCCATAAGGTTTTTTAGTAGTACACCACACAAGCCTAGCTCTGTTTCACTTTATTGGGTTAGTGATATGTTTttatgaattattttattttatatatatgggaTAACCATCAAGCAgttggaaaattaaagtgcatttAAAATTGCTTCCTCCCTTGTCTTCTAAGGATATAAAAATCAACCATTCATGTaattgtatcaaaatttaattgagaataaattattattttttgtctctTAAATAGTTTAATTCTTTTGATAAAATAgctttttaaaaaatagtaaattaattttctaatcaaaattgtaataaattattatttttttatctcttaaatagtttaattcttttgataaaataactttttaaaaaaatgatatattagttttctaattaaaattgtaCCAGTTTAAAAATATGCACTATCTTTTAATAActgataaataatttatatattcagtccattttttttaaaatattatttgaagtttgatctctaatatttttatattgccATTGgcataagaaaattataaaaaaaaacatttagtataaaattactaattttaaaaaataaaaaatattatttttaaataaatttacaaaaattCGCTTCAAAATATGAgtgaattatatttttaactatgaaaataaatTTGTTTCTCTCACACTAATTTGGAAATAACGTAACACACTCCAACACACCTATTGTGGGTAGACAACATGACTCATCAAAAATGACATTTAACCAATTCCTTAAATGTGTCCATGGCTATAATGTacaaataaatatagaatataataCAATATGAGATAAGATATAATAGCAGATAAgatgatatataaattttaaaatattataaaatataaaataaaattagacacATTAAtacgtaataatatttaaatatgtcTAGAAAAAATGACAAACAGAGTATAATATACGACAACTTGCTTCAAAACATACATATCAAATTAATCATGACCAGGGACGGACGTAAGGGGGCGAGTGGCAACCTCGGCCCCCaactttttttaatagtaataagttattatgtatataatttaatttttttaaaaaaatttatttagtatttagtctagtataaataaaagtctaatctaatttaaatattaataatttttaatatctaaaaagtaagtaacaatattaaagaaatctgaaaaagatattattactaatattttttaattaaataaaaatttttaaatctcataaaatgaattctttttttttcttgtagccatctttttttattcatttgatattaattttttcTGTTCAACTGTTACAATTAAgagatttttttcaagtttcaactatgaatattgtgaaaaataacttaaaaacaaaataaaagatgaattttttgctaattgtcttttaattatattgaaaagaaaattactgaCAAATTTGACACAAATTTCATTATCagtaaattttatgatacgaagaattgaccacttcgttagtaaaaagtatacacatatttttttattttaaaatatattttttgtcgatatatttttgtaatacatcttatattatataatatttttttacataatttt is a window from the Arachis hypogaea cultivar Tifrunner chromosome 1, arahy.Tifrunner.gnm2.J5K5, whole genome shotgun sequence genome containing:
- the LOC112797109 gene encoding isovalerate--CoA ligase AAE2 isoform X4, translating into MNQLFKNMHWTSSLRNSRATLFISSHKSLKFCNFSKDHKDQGSWELMEGLFHCSANLVPLTPLRFLERAARFCRERTSLVYGSLEYKWGETHQRCLKLASSLSQLGISRGDVVATLSPNVPAMYELHFAVPMAGAIICTLNSRLDASMVSVLLEHSQAKILFVDYQLLEVARSALDLLCKRTSSKLPILVLIADSDSDSTIDTSSISYEYEMLLANGEKGFEIVRPKSEMDPISINYTSGTTSRPKGVIFSHRGAYLNSLATVLLFRMDLFPVYLWTVPMFHCNGWCLPWGVAAQFGTNICLRKVKPKDIFDNVTNYKVTHLGGAPTVLNMIVNSASFDRKPIDHKVLAMTGGSPPPPQIIAKMEELGFTVSHLYGLTETYGPGTFCVWKPEWDLLAPQERSRLKARQGIPHVGLDEIDIKDPETMESVPNDGKTMGEVMFRGNTVMSGYLRDLKATKEVFKDGWFHSGDLGVKHQDGYIEIKDRLKDIIISGGENISSVEVETVLYNHPAVLEAAVVARPDNHWGQTPCAFVELKEGYDDMDSQEIINFCRDHLPHYMAPKTVIFQDIPKTSTGKIQKYVLREKAKALGSIS